The following coding sequences lie in one Brevibacterium marinum genomic window:
- a CDS encoding ATP-binding cassette domain-containing protein produces MKLELRGMTKVFGSFVANDHIDLTIEPGEIHALLGENGAGKSTMMNVLYGLYAADGGQILIDEEPVTFDGPGDAVAAGIGMVHQHFMLVPVFTVAESVALGYEPTKSLGLINLAEARQKVIEISSRFNFNIDPDALIEDLPVGAQQRVEIIKALSRDAKILILDEPTAVLTPQETDELISIMRQLKEQGTSIVFITHKLREVRAIADSITVIRRGKIVGEASPDSTEAELASQMVGRAVSLTTEKDAADPGDATFKVRNLTLVDKADNIVVDDVSFDVRRGEILAVAGVQGNGQTELAETIIGLSEPRLGTVTLDGKNLIGRSVKERLGAGIGFVPEDRSTDGIIAEFAIRENMILDVYDRPPYAKGFNLKTAVITEEAKQKVEEFDIRLGSVVDPIATLSGGNQQKVVLSRELGRELRLFIASQPTRGLDVGSIEFVHKRVIAERDVGTPCLIVSTELDEVYGIADRIAVMYSGRIVGVVGADTSREALGLMMAGVPADEAFAATAASEDSASTAAPASTTDEGPAPTSAEETK; encoded by the coding sequence GTGAAACTCGAGCTTCGCGGGATGACCAAGGTGTTCGGATCGTTCGTGGCCAACGACCACATCGATCTCACCATCGAACCGGGCGAGATCCACGCCCTGTTGGGTGAGAACGGCGCCGGAAAATCCACCATGATGAACGTCCTCTACGGCCTCTACGCCGCCGACGGGGGACAGATCCTCATCGACGAGGAACCCGTAACCTTCGACGGGCCCGGTGACGCCGTGGCCGCCGGCATCGGCATGGTCCACCAGCACTTCATGCTCGTCCCCGTCTTCACGGTCGCCGAATCGGTGGCGCTCGGCTACGAGCCGACGAAGAGCCTGGGCCTGATCAACCTCGCCGAGGCGCGCCAGAAGGTCATCGAGATCTCCTCCCGGTTCAACTTCAACATCGACCCCGACGCCCTCATCGAGGACCTGCCCGTCGGTGCTCAGCAGCGCGTGGAGATCATCAAGGCGCTGTCCCGCGATGCAAAGATCCTCATCCTCGACGAGCCCACCGCGGTGCTCACGCCGCAGGAGACGGATGAGCTGATCTCGATCATGCGCCAGCTCAAGGAGCAGGGCACCTCGATCGTCTTCATCACCCACAAGCTCCGCGAGGTCCGGGCGATCGCCGACTCCATCACGGTCATCCGCCGCGGCAAGATCGTCGGCGAGGCCTCCCCGGACTCCACCGAGGCGGAGCTGGCCAGCCAGATGGTCGGCCGTGCCGTGTCCCTGACCACCGAGAAGGACGCCGCCGATCCCGGCGATGCGACCTTCAAGGTCAGGAACCTCACCCTGGTCGACAAAGCCGACAACATCGTCGTCGACGATGTCAGCTTCGACGTCCGCCGAGGCGAGATCCTGGCCGTCGCCGGTGTGCAGGGCAATGGGCAGACGGAGTTGGCGGAGACGATCATCGGTCTGAGCGAACCGCGCTTGGGCACGGTCACCCTCGACGGGAAGAACCTCATCGGACGGTCGGTCAAGGAACGTTTGGGAGCGGGCATCGGCTTCGTGCCCGAGGACCGGTCCACGGACGGCATCATCGCCGAGTTCGCGATCCGCGAGAACATGATCCTCGACGTCTACGACCGCCCTCCCTACGCCAAGGGTTTCAACCTCAAGACCGCTGTCATCACGGAAGAGGCGAAGCAGAAGGTCGAGGAGTTCGACATCCGCCTCGGCAGCGTCGTCGACCCGATCGCGACCCTGTCCGGCGGCAACCAGCAGAAGGTCGTCCTCTCCCGCGAACTCGGCCGTGAACTGCGCCTCTTCATCGCCAGCCAGCCCACCCGCGGCCTCGACGTGGGGTCGATCGAGTTCGTCCACAAACGCGTCATCGCCGAACGGGACGTCGGTACGCCCTGTCTCATCGTCTCGACCGAACTCGACGAGGTCTACGGAATCGCGGACCGGATCGCCGTCATGTACTCGGGCCGCATCGTCGGCGTCGTCGGTGCCGATACCTCACGGGAGGCCCTGGGGCTGATGATGGCCGGGGTACCGGCCGACGAGGCATTCGCCGCCACGGCGGCGTCCGAAGACTCGGCCAGCACAGCGGCACCCGCCTCGACGACCGATGAGGGACCGGCGCCCACCTCGGCGGAGGAGACGAAATGA